From one Cucurbita pepo subsp. pepo cultivar mu-cu-16 chromosome LG17, ASM280686v2, whole genome shotgun sequence genomic stretch:
- the LOC111779036 gene encoding glyoxysomal fatty acid beta-oxidation multifunctional protein MFP-a isoform X1 has protein sequence MGSNVKGRTAMEVGADGVAIITIINPPVNSLSFDVLFSLRDRYEEALRRDDVKAIVVTGANGKFSGGFDIASFGVLQEGKGKQPNVSNISIEMVTDIFEAARKPAVAAIDGLALGGGLEVAMACHARISTPTAQLGLPELQLGLIPGFGGTQRLPRLVGLSKALEMMLTSKPIKGQEAHSLGLVDAIVPPDELINTARRWALEILERRKPWVHSLHRTDKLPSLGEAREIFKFARAQAKKQSPNLKHPFACIDVIETGIVSGPRAGLWKEAEEFQGLLHSDTCKGLINIFFAQRSTTKVPGVTDLGLVPRRIKKVAIVGGGLMGSGIATALILSNYPVLLKEVNDKFLQAGLDRVRANLQSRVKKGNMTKEKFEKTTSLLKGVLDYESFKDVDMVIEAVIEKVSLKQQIFADLEKYCPPHCILATNTSTIDLELIGERTKSRDRIIGAHFFSPAHVMPLLEIVRTKHTAAQVIVDLLDVGKNIKKTPVVVGNCTGFAVNRMFFPYSQAAILLAERGVDPYRIDRAISKFGMPMGPFRLCDLVGFGVAVATASQFVQAFPERTYKSMLIPLMQEDKNAGESTRKGFYVYDKNRKAGPNPELTKYIEKARNSSGVSVDPKLAKLSDKDIVEMIFFPVVNEACRVLAEGIAVKAADLDIAGVMGMGFPSYRGGLMFWADSLGSKYIYSRLEEWSKQYGGFFRPCEYLAERAAQGATLVRKLQPSFTELISNARF, from the exons ATGGGAAGCAATGTAAAAGGAAGAACAGCAATGGAGGTGGGAGCTGATGGAGTTGCTATCATCACCATTATCAACCCTCCTGTTAACTCCCTGTCTTTCGATG TGTTATTCAGCTTAAGAGATAGGTATGAAGAAGCCTTGAGAAGAGATGATGTGAAGGCAATTGTTGTGACAG GTGCCAACGGGAAGTTTTCTGGTGGCTTTGATATAGCTTCCTTTGGTGTGCTCCAAGAAGGAAAGG GGAAGCAACCAAATGTTAGCAACATATCTATTGAAATGGTCACTGATATTTTTGAAG CTGCTCGAAAGCCTGCCGTTGCAGCGATAGATGGACTTGCCTTAGGTGGAGGGTTAGAGGTTGCAATG GCCTGCCATGCTCGGATATCGACTCCTACCGCTCAATTAGGGTTGCCCGAACTTCAGCTTGGATTAATTCCTGGTTTTGGAG GAACACAACGGCTTCCACGTCTTGTTGGTCTCTCAAAGGCTCTGGAAATGATGTTG ACATCAAAGCCAATTAAAGGACAAGAAGCTCATTCTTTGGGGCTTGTGGATGCCATTGTCCCTCCTGACGAGTTGATCAACACTGCACGCAGATGGGCTCTCGAAATCCTAGAGCGGAGAAAGCCATGGGTTCACAGTCTTCACAGGACAGACAAGTTACCATCACTAGGCGAGGCTAGGGAAATATTTAAGTTTGCAAGAGCTCAGGCAAAGAAACAGTCCCCAAATCTTAAGCACCCATTTGCCTGCATTGATGTCATTGAAACAGGCATCGTCTCGGGCCCCCGTGCTGGACTTTGGAAG GAGGCTGAAGAATTTCAGGGACTTCTACATTCAGATACTTGTAAAGGCTTAATTAATATCTTCTTTGCCCAACGTTCAACAACAAAG GTACCCGGAGTGACTGATCTTGGTCTGGTACCACGACGAATCAAGAAAGTTGCTATCGTGGGTGGAGGACTAATGGGATCTGGAATAGCTACAGCATTGATTCTTAGCAACTATCCTGTTCTACTTAAAGAAGTGAATGACAAGTTTTTGCAGGCTGGTCTTGATAGAGTCAGAG CAAACCTACAAAGCCGAGTCAAAAAAGGGAATATGACGAAAGAGAAATTCGAGAAGACTACGTCTTTACTTAAGGGAGTTCTTGATTATGAAAGTTTTAAAGATGTGGATATGGTGATAGAG GCTGTTATTGAGAAGGTTTCTTTGAAGCAACAGATCTTTGCTGATCTTGAGAAATATTGCCCACCTCATTGCATACTTGCTACCAACACTtccacaatagacttggagtTGATTGGGGAAAGAACGAAGTCTCGTGATAGAATTATCGGAGCTCATTTTTTTAG TCCTGCTCATGTCATGCCGCTACTGGAAATTGTTCGTACCAAGCATACGGCTGCACAAGTGATCGTTGATCTGCTTGATGTTGGAAAGAATATAAAGAAAACACCCGTAGTTGTAGGGAATTGCACGGGTTTTGCTGTCAACAGAATGTTTTTTCCCTATTCTCAGGCTGCAATTTTACTTGCAGAACGTGGAGTAGATCCCTATCGAATTGACAGGGCAATTTCCAAGTTTGGGATGCCAATGGGACCCTTCAG GTTGTGTGATCTTGTTGGTTTTGGTGTGGCGGTAGCAACTGCCAGTCAGTTTGTTCAAGCTTTTCCAGAAAGAACTTATAAATCTATGTTAATTCCTCTAATGCAAGAGGATAAGAATGCAG GTGAATCCACTCGTAAAGGTTTCTATGTCTATGACAAGAACCGCAAAGCTGGGCCGAATCCTGAGTTAACGAAATATATCGAGAAGGCTAGGAACAGTTCCGGTGTTTCAGTCGACCCTAAG CTGGCGAAGTTATCAGACAAGGACATTGTGGAGATGATATTCTTCCCTGTGGTGAATGAAGCCTGTCGTGTCCTAGCTGAAGGCATAGCAGTCAAAGCTGCAGACCTGGACATTGCTGGTGTAATGGGAATGGGTTTCCCATCTTACAG GGGAGGGCTAATGTTCTGGGCGGACTCTCTTGGATCGAAATACATCTATTCGAGGTTGGAGGAATGGTCGAAACAGTACGGTGGATTCTTCAGGCCTTGTGAATACTTGGCTGAAAGAGCTGCTCAGGGTGCAACTCTGGTAAGGAAGCTTCAGCCTAGTTTTACAGAGCTCATCTCAAATGCacgtttttaa
- the LOC111779036 gene encoding glyoxysomal fatty acid beta-oxidation multifunctional protein MFP-a isoform X2, translating to MGSNVKGRTAMEVGADGVAIITIINPPVNSLSFDVLFSLRDRYEEALRRDDVKAIVVTGANGKFSGGFDIASFGVLQEGKGKQPNVSNISIEMVTDIFEAARKPAVAAIDGLALGGGLEVAMACHARISTPTAQLGLPELQLGLIPGFGGTQRLPRLVGLSKALEMMLTSKPIKGQEAHSLGLVDAIVPPDELINTARRWALEILERRKPWVHSLHRTDKLPSLGEAREIFKFARAQAKKQSPNLKHPFACIDVIETGIVSGPRAGLWKEAEEFQGLLHSDTCKGLINIFFAQRSTTKVPGVTDLGLVPRRIKKVAIVGGGLMGSGIATALILSNYPVLLKEVNDKFLQAGLDRVRANLQSRVKKGNMTKEKFEKTTSLLKGVLDYESFKDVDMVIEAVIEKVSLKQQIFADLEKYCPPHCILATNTSTIDLELIGERTKSRDRIIGAHFFSPAHVMPLLEIVRTKHTAAQVIVDLLDVGKNIKKTPVVVGNCTGFAVNRMFFPYSQAAILLAERGVDPYRIDRAISKFGMPMGPFRLCDLVGFGVAVATASQFVQAFPERTYKSMLIPLMQEDKNAGESTRKGFYVYDKNRKAGPNPELTKYIEKARNSSGVSVDPKLAKLSDKDIVEMIFFPVVNEACRVLAEGIAVKAADLDIAGVMGMGFPSYRGGLMFWADSLGSKYIYSRLEEWSKQYGGFFRPCEYLAERAAQGATLSAPAGRAKPRM from the exons ATGGGAAGCAATGTAAAAGGAAGAACAGCAATGGAGGTGGGAGCTGATGGAGTTGCTATCATCACCATTATCAACCCTCCTGTTAACTCCCTGTCTTTCGATG TGTTATTCAGCTTAAGAGATAGGTATGAAGAAGCCTTGAGAAGAGATGATGTGAAGGCAATTGTTGTGACAG GTGCCAACGGGAAGTTTTCTGGTGGCTTTGATATAGCTTCCTTTGGTGTGCTCCAAGAAGGAAAGG GGAAGCAACCAAATGTTAGCAACATATCTATTGAAATGGTCACTGATATTTTTGAAG CTGCTCGAAAGCCTGCCGTTGCAGCGATAGATGGACTTGCCTTAGGTGGAGGGTTAGAGGTTGCAATG GCCTGCCATGCTCGGATATCGACTCCTACCGCTCAATTAGGGTTGCCCGAACTTCAGCTTGGATTAATTCCTGGTTTTGGAG GAACACAACGGCTTCCACGTCTTGTTGGTCTCTCAAAGGCTCTGGAAATGATGTTG ACATCAAAGCCAATTAAAGGACAAGAAGCTCATTCTTTGGGGCTTGTGGATGCCATTGTCCCTCCTGACGAGTTGATCAACACTGCACGCAGATGGGCTCTCGAAATCCTAGAGCGGAGAAAGCCATGGGTTCACAGTCTTCACAGGACAGACAAGTTACCATCACTAGGCGAGGCTAGGGAAATATTTAAGTTTGCAAGAGCTCAGGCAAAGAAACAGTCCCCAAATCTTAAGCACCCATTTGCCTGCATTGATGTCATTGAAACAGGCATCGTCTCGGGCCCCCGTGCTGGACTTTGGAAG GAGGCTGAAGAATTTCAGGGACTTCTACATTCAGATACTTGTAAAGGCTTAATTAATATCTTCTTTGCCCAACGTTCAACAACAAAG GTACCCGGAGTGACTGATCTTGGTCTGGTACCACGACGAATCAAGAAAGTTGCTATCGTGGGTGGAGGACTAATGGGATCTGGAATAGCTACAGCATTGATTCTTAGCAACTATCCTGTTCTACTTAAAGAAGTGAATGACAAGTTTTTGCAGGCTGGTCTTGATAGAGTCAGAG CAAACCTACAAAGCCGAGTCAAAAAAGGGAATATGACGAAAGAGAAATTCGAGAAGACTACGTCTTTACTTAAGGGAGTTCTTGATTATGAAAGTTTTAAAGATGTGGATATGGTGATAGAG GCTGTTATTGAGAAGGTTTCTTTGAAGCAACAGATCTTTGCTGATCTTGAGAAATATTGCCCACCTCATTGCATACTTGCTACCAACACTtccacaatagacttggagtTGATTGGGGAAAGAACGAAGTCTCGTGATAGAATTATCGGAGCTCATTTTTTTAG TCCTGCTCATGTCATGCCGCTACTGGAAATTGTTCGTACCAAGCATACGGCTGCACAAGTGATCGTTGATCTGCTTGATGTTGGAAAGAATATAAAGAAAACACCCGTAGTTGTAGGGAATTGCACGGGTTTTGCTGTCAACAGAATGTTTTTTCCCTATTCTCAGGCTGCAATTTTACTTGCAGAACGTGGAGTAGATCCCTATCGAATTGACAGGGCAATTTCCAAGTTTGGGATGCCAATGGGACCCTTCAG GTTGTGTGATCTTGTTGGTTTTGGTGTGGCGGTAGCAACTGCCAGTCAGTTTGTTCAAGCTTTTCCAGAAAGAACTTATAAATCTATGTTAATTCCTCTAATGCAAGAGGATAAGAATGCAG GTGAATCCACTCGTAAAGGTTTCTATGTCTATGACAAGAACCGCAAAGCTGGGCCGAATCCTGAGTTAACGAAATATATCGAGAAGGCTAGGAACAGTTCCGGTGTTTCAGTCGACCCTAAG CTGGCGAAGTTATCAGACAAGGACATTGTGGAGATGATATTCTTCCCTGTGGTGAATGAAGCCTGTCGTGTCCTAGCTGAAGGCATAGCAGTCAAAGCTGCAGACCTGGACATTGCTGGTGTAATGGGAATGGGTTTCCCATCTTACAG GGGAGGGCTAATGTTCTGGGCGGACTCTCTTGGATCGAAATACATCTATTCGAGGTTGGAGGAATGGTCGAAACAGTACGGTGGATTCTTCAGGCCTTGTGAATACTTGGCTGAAAGAGCTGCTCAGGGTGCAACTCTG AGCGCTCCGGCTGGTCGTGCTAAACCCCGAATGTAA
- the LOC111779038 gene encoding chaperone protein dnaJ 49-like — protein sequence MSCLSRICDQHFGVVSEIGVKEIPRRRFSWQDCGGEIMDGNKDEGLRCIRIAEEAIASGNKERALGFIKIARRLNRSLRVDELLTAWEEIDSGLPSSSSDEKRAGKVESVFGWVKHVDGLSGERNYAIEHVQLVRQINATKDYYRILGVDNASSAE from the coding sequence ATGTCTTGTCTGTCTCGAATTTGTGATCAGCATTTTGGAGTTGTATCTGAAATTGGAGTGAAGGAAATACCTAGGCGTAGGTTTTCTTGGCAAGATTGTGGCGGTGAGATTATGGATGGGAATAAGGACGAAGGTTTAAGATGTATTCGTATAGCGGAAGAAGCAATTGCATCGGGCAATAAAGAGCGAGCATTaggatttattaaaattgcCCGGCGCCTTAATCGGAGTTTGCGAGTTGATGAGCTTTTGACGGCTTGGGAAGAAATCGACTCAGGATTACCTTCTTCGTCCTCTGATGAGAAACGCGCGGGAAAAGTTGAGAGTGTTTTTGGATGGGTGAAACATGTGGATGGTTTGAGTGGGGAACGTAATTACGCTATAGAACACGTTCAATTGGTTAGGCAGATAAACGCAACCAAGGACTATTACAGAATTCTTGGCGTGGATAACGCTAGTTCTGCTGAATAG